The proteins below are encoded in one region of Neoasaia chiangmaiensis:
- the lnt gene encoding apolipoprotein N-acyltransferase, giving the protein MNASGAVLPWRGWRLALTLLLAGAVSAAGFPPVFALPLLSLGLLFLYRCAEDAATWRYAALYGFLFGLGFNTAGLYWLTDAILTRVHDFWWAIPIAAPGCALILAPFVALPAAACRLAPAGWRRVLLFAGLWTLADMGRVFLFTGFPWNPPGSVLEWPGRIGDWLIQPAAWIGVDGLTLAIMLACLLVWQGRRWALAVCLCAGLWLGLGAWRHASVRPLPVRNPVVALTQGNVSEGDILTQADAVSAFRRYLRLTATGVAQARALPDAAGRSVVYVWPESGFPGFLNADELARRMIARAGDGAVGVVGSDRDDGQGHYFNSAFALSPDGTILDAYDKSTLVPFGEYAPRFVPVKLVPGVLTPGPGLKTWNFPGFEGLGPMVCYEVIFSGHVVGQTRPNWLLNITNDAWFGDSAGPRQHLATARMRAVEEGLPVVQDANTGITAIYDATGMLTARLPWGREGVLTAVVPSPLPPTFFSRHGRATPFLLGLFCIVLAWPSLIRRRL; this is encoded by the coding sequence ATGAATGCATCCGGTGCCGTGCTTCCCTGGCGCGGCTGGCGGCTGGCTCTGACGTTGCTGCTGGCGGGTGCTGTCTCGGCGGCGGGGTTTCCGCCGGTCTTCGCCTTGCCATTGCTCTCGTTGGGGCTGCTGTTCCTCTATCGCTGCGCCGAGGATGCCGCGACGTGGCGATATGCTGCGCTCTACGGCTTCCTGTTTGGGCTTGGGTTCAATACGGCGGGGCTTTACTGGCTGACCGACGCGATTTTGACGCGCGTCCATGATTTCTGGTGGGCGATTCCCATCGCGGCGCCGGGTTGTGCGTTGATTCTGGCTCCTTTCGTGGCATTGCCGGCGGCTGCCTGCCGGTTGGCGCCGGCGGGGTGGCGGCGGGTTCTGCTGTTTGCCGGTCTCTGGACGCTGGCCGATATGGGGCGTGTTTTCCTGTTCACCGGTTTTCCATGGAATCCGCCGGGGAGCGTGCTGGAATGGCCGGGGCGGATCGGCGACTGGCTGATCCAGCCGGCGGCGTGGATCGGGGTGGACGGTCTGACCCTGGCCATCATGCTGGCTTGTCTGCTGGTATGGCAGGGGCGGCGCTGGGCGTTGGCCGTATGTCTGTGCGCGGGGCTTTGGCTGGGGCTTGGGGCATGGCGGCATGCGTCGGTCCGGCCGTTGCCGGTTCGCAATCCGGTCGTGGCGCTGACGCAGGGCAATGTCAGCGAGGGGGACATCCTGACGCAGGCGGATGCCGTCTCCGCCTTTCGGCGTTATCTGCGCCTGACGGCGACGGGCGTGGCGCAGGCGCGTGCGCTGCCGGACGCGGCGGGACGATCGGTGGTGTATGTCTGGCCGGAATCGGGTTTTCCGGGCTTTCTGAACGCGGATGAGCTGGCGCGGCGCATGATCGCGCGGGCCGGCGATGGGGCGGTCGGCGTTGTCGGGTCGGATCGCGATGACGGTCAGGGCCATTACTTCAACAGTGCATTCGCCCTGAGCCCTGACGGGACGATTCTGGACGCCTACGACAAGTCCACCCTTGTGCCTTTCGGCGAATATGCGCCGCGCTTCGTGCCGGTAAAGCTGGTGCCCGGGGTGCTGACGCCGGGGCCGGGCCTGAAGACGTGGAACTTCCCGGGCTTCGAGGGGCTGGGGCCGATGGTCTGCTATGAAGTGATCTTCTCCGGCCATGTGGTGGGACAAACGCGGCCGAACTGGCTTTTGAACATTACGAACGATGCCTGGTTCGGGGATAGTGCGGGGCCGCGACAGCATCTCGCAACGGCGCGTATGCGGGCTGTGGAGGAGGGGCTGCCTGTCGTGCAGGATGCGAACACGGGCATCACGGCGATCTACGATGCAACGGGCATGTTGACCGCGCGTTTGCCGTGGGGCCGGGAGGGTGTCCTGACGGCTGTCGTGCCGTCACCCTTGCCGCCGACGTTTTTTTCCAGACATGGCCGCGCGACGCCCTTCCTGCTTGGGCTGTTCTGCATTGTTCTGGCATGGCCGAGCTTGATTCGCCGCCGGTTGTAA